From one Acidobacteriota bacterium genomic stretch:
- a CDS encoding carboxypeptidase regulatory-like domain-containing protein: MRTLERFRGWNSTMIAFTVVFFGLALLLPVAADLAGLDPAESPATVRNDPGTPTIRAEKRGFPNISLKDGVDLGGHAPGSAPGRRLAAGDFDSDGTADLAIAGSDGGVRILRGNPAAKNSLTDEARGLAAPEPFLSVIAISDAGVTPDFFESGDFNADGHADLLAAAKGESHLILLAGYGNGSLASPQTVPVAGRITALAVGEIGQSDGQTDIAVAVNGKAGARLLVFEHPEGAFKFKPEVLPLASPAADIAVGDLNGDHYSDIAIGGGNTLTIISERGQAYPWDLAPKLGVKRPPALIERRAMPGGVAGLAIGDFSGARGRSLAVLTDDGTIYLLKPSTPKEFRQMLPDSVRGKTVAPWFVPTQTDGKFLGLLPEPVPDPQAAEANGSLMLDARLSPQEKLEAQNKRIETLAKDFAALDSTERDRLKSMSTQAGGLGSDRARKGFLRTISAKPSNLGSWEIDTLVAGVGSGFSAVAKGLSAARVSVSGRDDLLMLDAASGRVKIITQPIGEDGRHGAEVVSLDSDTAPQAVLPMRLNGDALDDLVVLRDGADSPTIVRTTPTLVLIVDTDADSGGVCDGVGPCTLRRAIEIANLNPGTEVAVLIPGTGAHTIVLSSELPVVRANGTYLVADTDPNTGARLVEITGGLAGIADGIKIRASNCTVRDFVISDFHGFTDPDTGSVTGSNAITAESTLLSPNNGFNLITGNYLGTDLTGNLNKGSGTGVLVYDSDSNTITGNVMSGNGTSDEFGIGLDITAGNDNIVSGNLIGTNAAGNTRLANTHGVFLSGANNQIGGDGAGDGNTISGNGRDRLPGNPDYPGCEGLGVRIVPLFDLATGEQVTAFNSLKGNRMGTNRDGTAPIGNCYRAVETVPESTTVIGAITPNGRNIISGNGYDAIWCGSPYRLDFTEDGFCAIVGNNIGTDVTGTVAIPNDQRNVRGGLSPLTAIVTLVNNQTFSNIGAPGGTTPGGECSGFCNLISGNYNPAGSNTFSVGRLGLGTVLVINNYVGTKKNGSEPLANYGSLIANAAAYDVPTSYIGLVGSDSNGQPMSWGNLVSGNAYGAVFCGGYYLSNGNCDIIGNLIGTDATGMNALPNFELADNPFGISLGAFIGFGVTNIGDGSSALGRNIIASNKGHGIEIRNIGGTVKVTNNFIGVNKAGAPLGNVQNGINVTIGRASIGSASPDDANVIRSNGGAGILIQPVFSILPNADIQGNRIADNGGLGIDIQRSGMSQNGDGVNVNDCQDEDTGSNGLQNFPVLFTPTFNGDGTVTVDGTLSSIPDSPYRIDFYSSQTADPSGYGEGETPIGSATVTTDGNGLASFTFNSTAAVPNGAAITATATDSLGNTSEFSCFAGGSCTLGLTFEEFKASPSVTCSEPIIVNVVSDEPDANTADGFCDVDTGNSGLQCTLRAAIQEANAREGYDYIEFNIPGGGIHTIAPASPLPLINKPVSVRGETQPGYSGTPLIEIDGVSTVGAVGLAFSTGSGGSRLAAVTVHRFDQAGVSLMSGGNTITRSFIGLKPDGLTISPARRQNTGVMIGNSANNKVGDGVSGHGNVISGNVSGVALLSANANSVVGNFIGTDKDGNQLQSEGSAVLGNTIGIAVGNGNNNEIGGLNGSAGSRNVISGNNAGIAIGSASSDSRVTGNYIGTNAAGTAAVPNASFGVTIFSGAQNSQIGGPGGGGNVISGQNLTGGPAVRPVGILIGSDAGGGNAILGNIIGLDANQQNAIPNNFGIIASKDCTIGSVSAPNVIAGNTSDGIAVGDATATVSGVTITGNLVGLNGNGQPFGNRSGIVLINDTQNTAIRDNTVSGQTDFVGILIGDGPTRNTVSGNRIGTDQAGSTAVGNRFGVVISRANENSVTSNLISGNLTFGVYIGDTLELPPPGLHAFPTMRPSAGTYTTGNKVQKNLIGTNSDGTAKIPNIVGGVGLVENARDNLIGGSSIYGYGNVISGNGSEQPNSGFGVFIGAVLPSPASDSLPSGNKVQGNRIGLKKTLNEALGNTTAVQLAHARDNVIGGDSADRANIIGGSSVDGVYVIGADTTGNVIQNNYIGFYGDSPVALPNGGDGIHVLEGAVNTTIRGNSVGGNGGHGINIENVEPVFLQRRPTDPAPISVSIAGNSVGVFIGPDGHALPVPNLKAGIQLDCVSFAVIGVTMAYQNLANIVAANREAGLRIVRNLGVRTDAIPCPGSSFNVISNTFIGTDANGTPGLGNAGNGIEIVGSSDNVIGDANAGNVIAGNEGNGLKIEGGGTNRIFANKIGIVPQGENFSALGNALNGIVISDSADNQVGDTDDAKSNLIGAMNGYGMVLESVTQLVKVRNNLIGTVIRNVRVRRVTPTQLIADTQFGNGTGGVLITLGATRNVIGGTIPNSGNRIANNGGPGVWIDTTAGLYNNVDPNSIFNNSGLGIDLGLEGPTDNDPDDADDGPNNLQNYPQISSFSIDGNGDLVVTYSVDSLPGNSDYGTAGLYVEFFKADGRGQGQLFLGSDQYTTSDHNGSLAGAKSINLGNAAALGFSPGDVVTATATDAQGNTSEFFPPFGPTAAHVMVAGTVRGTTGAGIANVRILLTGTNGVTRYAVTNHLGYYRFDGVEAGQTFVVTASHRKFRFKQQSFVLEVSDSIQDCDFVVLE; the protein is encoded by the coding sequence ATGAGAACTCTTGAGAGATTCCGCGGATGGAACAGCACGATGATCGCGTTCACCGTCGTTTTCTTCGGTCTGGCGTTGCTATTGCCTGTTGCGGCGGATCTTGCCGGCCTCGATCCTGCGGAGTCGCCGGCGACGGTCAGAAATGACCCCGGCACGCCGACGATCCGTGCCGAAAAGCGTGGATTCCCGAACATCAGCCTTAAGGACGGCGTCGATCTGGGAGGCCATGCGCCGGGAAGCGCACCCGGAAGGCGTTTGGCCGCCGGGGACTTCGATTCCGACGGCACGGCGGACCTCGCGATCGCCGGTTCCGACGGCGGCGTTCGGATACTGCGCGGCAACCCCGCGGCAAAGAACTCCCTGACGGACGAGGCCCGCGGGCTCGCGGCGCCCGAGCCGTTTCTCTCCGTCATCGCCATTTCGGATGCCGGCGTTACGCCGGATTTCTTCGAAAGCGGAGACTTCAATGCCGATGGGCACGCGGACCTTCTGGCTGCCGCGAAGGGCGAAAGCCATCTGATCCTTCTTGCGGGTTATGGTAACGGTAGCCTCGCGTCGCCGCAGACGGTGCCGGTCGCCGGCCGGATCACTGCGCTGGCCGTGGGCGAGATCGGGCAATCGGACGGGCAAACGGACATTGCCGTCGCCGTGAACGGAAAGGCTGGCGCTCGGCTGCTTGTCTTCGAGCACCCTGAAGGCGCGTTTAAGTTCAAACCGGAAGTGCTGCCGCTCGCCTCACCCGCGGCCGACATTGCGGTCGGCGACCTCAACGGCGATCATTACTCCGATATTGCGATCGGCGGCGGAAACACTCTGACGATCATCAGCGAACGCGGTCAGGCGTACCCCTGGGACCTGGCGCCGAAACTCGGTGTCAAACGGCCGCCGGCACTGATCGAACGGCGCGCGATGCCCGGCGGCGTCGCCGGACTTGCGATCGGCGATTTCAGCGGCGCGCGCGGGAGATCCCTCGCCGTGCTGACCGACGACGGAACGATCTACCTGCTGAAGCCGTCGACGCCTAAGGAATTCCGACAGATGCTCCCGGATAGTGTCCGGGGCAAAACGGTCGCCCCGTGGTTCGTGCCGACGCAAACCGACGGAAAGTTCCTCGGTTTGCTCCCCGAACCGGTCCCGGACCCGCAGGCCGCTGAAGCGAACGGATCCCTAATGCTCGATGCGCGGCTCTCGCCGCAGGAAAAACTGGAAGCGCAGAACAAACGGATTGAAACACTCGCCAAGGATTTCGCGGCGCTCGACAGCACGGAACGGGACCGCCTGAAATCCATGAGCACTCAGGCCGGCGGGCTGGGTTCCGACCGCGCCAGGAAAGGGTTTCTCAGAACGATTTCCGCAAAGCCTTCGAATCTCGGCAGTTGGGAAATTGACACGCTGGTCGCCGGCGTCGGTTCCGGCTTTTCGGCGGTTGCGAAAGGACTTTCGGCGGCCCGCGTTTCGGTGAGCGGCCGGGACGACCTCCTGATGCTCGATGCGGCATCGGGCCGTGTCAAGATAATCACGCAGCCGATCGGCGAAGACGGCCGGCACGGTGCTGAGGTCGTCTCGCTCGATTCGGACACGGCGCCGCAGGCCGTCCTGCCGATGCGCCTCAATGGCGACGCCCTCGACGATCTCGTCGTCCTGCGCGATGGCGCGGATTCGCCGACGATCGTAAGGACAACGCCGACCTTGGTCCTGATCGTCGACACCGATGCCGATTCGGGCGGTGTCTGCGACGGGGTCGGCCCGTGCACGTTGCGGCGCGCGATCGAGATCGCCAACCTCAACCCCGGCACGGAGGTCGCCGTCTTGATCCCCGGAACGGGCGCACACACCATCGTGCTTTCTTCCGAACTCCCGGTAGTTCGAGCGAACGGAACCTATCTCGTAGCGGACACGGATCCGAACACGGGAGCCCGCCTCGTTGAGATCACCGGCGGGCTCGCCGGAATTGCCGACGGGATCAAGATCCGGGCTAGCAACTGCACGGTCAGAGATTTTGTCATCAGCGATTTTCACGGTTTCACGGACCCCGACACGGGCAGCGTCACCGGTTCGAACGCGATTACCGCCGAAAGCACCCTTCTGTCGCCAAACAACGGTTTCAACTTAATCACCGGCAATTACCTCGGGACCGATCTGACGGGCAACTTGAACAAGGGGAGCGGAACCGGGGTCCTTGTCTACGACTCCGACTCCAACACGATTACGGGCAACGTGATGTCCGGGAACGGTACCTCGGACGAATTCGGCATCGGCCTCGACATCACAGCCGGCAACGACAACATCGTCAGCGGGAACCTGATCGGAACGAACGCCGCCGGGAACACCCGGCTTGCGAACACTCACGGCGTCTTTCTGTCGGGCGCCAACAACCAGATCGGTGGCGACGGGGCCGGCGACGGCAACACGATCTCCGGCAATGGCCGCGACCGTTTGCCGGGAAATCCCGATTATCCCGGCTGCGAAGGGCTCGGGGTCAGGATCGTGCCGCTCTTCGATCTGGCCACGGGCGAACAGGTCACGGCTTTCAACTCTCTGAAGGGCAACCGTATGGGCACAAACCGCGACGGCACCGCGCCGATCGGCAACTGTTACCGGGCGGTCGAGACCGTCCCCGAATCGACGACCGTGATCGGGGCGATAACGCCGAACGGCCGTAACATCATCTCCGGAAACGGATACGATGCCATCTGGTGCGGCAGCCCGTACAGGCTCGATTTCACAGAGGACGGATTTTGCGCGATCGTCGGCAACAATATCGGCACCGACGTCACCGGGACCGTCGCCATCCCGAACGACCAACGGAATGTCCGCGGCGGACTCAGTCCGCTGACCGCGATCGTTACGTTGGTCAACAACCAGACCTTCTCGAACATCGGGGCGCCGGGAGGAACGACGCCCGGCGGCGAGTGCAGCGGGTTCTGCAATCTCATTTCGGGGAACTACAATCCGGCGGGATCAAATACGTTCTCCGTCGGGCGTCTGGGACTCGGCACGGTCCTCGTCATAAACAACTACGTCGGGACGAAGAAGAACGGGTCCGAACCGCTTGCGAACTACGGAAGCCTTATCGCCAACGCGGCGGCGTACGACGTTCCGACGAGCTACATCGGACTCGTCGGCTCGGACTCCAATGGTCAGCCGATGTCCTGGGGCAACCTCGTCTCGGGAAACGCTTACGGAGCGGTCTTCTGCGGCGGATATTATCTCAGCAACGGCAACTGCGATATCATCGGGAACCTGATCGGCACGGACGCGACCGGGATGAACGCGTTGCCGAATTTTGAACTCGCCGACAACCCGTTCGGGATCTCGCTCGGAGCCTTCATCGGGTTTGGAGTCACGAATATCGGCGACGGTTCGTCGGCGCTAGGACGAAACATCATCGCGTCGAACAAGGGCCACGGGATCGAGATCCGGAACATCGGCGGAACGGTCAAGGTCACAAACAACTTCATCGGCGTGAACAAGGCGGGCGCGCCGCTCGGCAACGTGCAGAACGGGATAAATGTGACGATTGGCAGGGCGAGCATCGGCTCGGCGTCACCCGACGACGCAAACGTGATTCGGAGCAACGGAGGCGCCGGCATCCTCATCCAGCCGGTCTTCAGCATTCTTCCGAACGCCGATATCCAGGGCAACCGGATCGCCGACAACGGCGGGCTTGGCATCGACATTCAGCGGAGCGGTATGAGCCAGAACGGCGACGGAGTCAACGTCAACGACTGTCAGGACGAAGACACAGGGTCGAACGGGCTCCAGAACTTCCCGGTGCTGTTCACTCCGACGTTCAACGGCGACGGCACGGTCACCGTCGACGGAACGCTCAGCAGCATCCCGGACAGCCCCTACCGGATCGATTTCTACTCGAGCCAGACGGCTGACCCGAGCGGATACGGCGAGGGCGAAACTCCCATCGGCTCGGCGACCGTCACGACGGACGGCAACGGTTTGGCGTCGTTCACGTTCAACTCGACCGCCGCGGTCCCGAACGGCGCGGCGATCACGGCCACGGCGACGGACAGCCTCGGAAATACTTCGGAGTTCTCCTGCTTCGCGGGCGGATCCTGCACGCTCGGACTAACGTTCGAGGAATTCAAGGCTTCGCCGTCCGTTACCTGTTCCGAGCCGATAATTGTGAACGTCGTCAGCGACGAACCCGATGCGAACACGGCCGACGGTTTCTGCGATGTCGACACCGGCAACAGCGGCCTTCAGTGCACGCTCCGGGCGGCAATACAGGAGGCGAACGCGCGTGAAGGCTATGACTATATCGAGTTCAACATTCCCGGCGGCGGAATCCACACGATCGCGCCCGCAAGCCCGCTGCCACTGATAAATAAACCGGTCTCGGTCCGCGGCGAAACGCAGCCGGGTTATTCGGGGACGCCGCTGATCGAGATCGACGGCGTCAGTACGGTCGGCGCGGTGGGTCTGGCATTTTCGACTGGGAGCGGTGGGTCGAGGCTCGCCGCCGTCACCGTTCACCGGTTTGACCAAGCGGGCGTCTCCCTGATGAGCGGCGGCAACACAATAACGCGTTCGTTCATCGGGCTTAAACCCGACGGACTGACGATCAGCCCTGCCCGGCGGCAAAACACCGGCGTTATGATCGGAAACTCGGCCAACAACAAGGTCGGCGACGGTGTATCAGGACACGGGAACGTTATTTCGGGCAATGTCAGCGGCGTCGCGCTACTTTCCGCCAACGCGAATTCAGTGGTCGGAAACTTCATCGGAACGGACAAGGACGGCAACCAGCTGCAGTCAGAGGGCTCCGCCGTACTCGGAAACACGATCGGGATCGCGGTCGGGAACGGAAACAACAATGAGATCGGCGGGTTGAACGGGAGCGCCGGATCGAGGAATGTGATATCCGGCAACAACGCGGGCATCGCCATCGGCTCAGCCTCGAGCGACTCACGGGTAACGGGCAACTACATCGGAACGAATGCTGCCGGCACCGCTGCCGTCCCGAACGCGAGCTTCGGCGTGACGATCTTTTCAGGCGCGCAAAACAGCCAGATCGGTGGTCCGGGCGGCGGCGGGAACGTGATCTCGGGTCAGAACCTGACGGGAGGTCCCGCGGTCCGACCGGTCGGAATCTTGATTGGCAGCGACGCGGGCGGCGGCAACGCGATCCTCGGAAACATCATCGGTCTCGACGCGAACCAGCAGAACGCGATCCCCAACAACTTCGGCATCATCGCGTCAAAGGACTGTACGATCGGAAGCGTTTCGGCGCCGAACGTCATCGCGGGCAATACGAGCGACGGGATCGCGGTGGGCGACGCCACGGCCACGGTTTCGGGCGTCACGATCACCGGCAACCTGGTGGGACTCAACGGGAACGGCCAGCCGTTCGGGAACCGCTCGGGCATCGTTCTCATCAACGACACGCAGAATACGGCGATTCGCGACAACACGGTCTCCGGCCAAACGGATTTCGTCGGGATTCTCATCGGCGACGGGCCGACGCGAAACACTGTCAGCGGAAACCGGATCGGCACGGATCAGGCGGGAAGCACGGCCGTCGGAAACAGATTCGGCGTCGTCATCTCGCGCGCGAACGAAAACAGCGTCACCTCGAATCTGATCTCGGGAAACCTGACCTTCGGCGTCTACATCGGCGACACGCTCGAACTCCCGCCGCCCGGTCTTCACGCATTCCCGACGATGCGGCCCTCGGCCGGAACTTACACGACGGGAAACAAGGTCCAAAAGAACCTGATCGGGACGAACTCGGACGGGACGGCGAAGATCCCGAACATTGTCGGCGGCGTTGGGTTGGTCGAGAACGCGCGCGACAACCTGATTGGCGGAAGTTCGATCTACGGCTACGGCAACGTCATCTCCGGTAACGGCAGCGAGCAGCCGAACAGTGGCTTCGGTGTTTTCATCGGCGCCGTTCTGCCGAGTCCCGCGTCAGATTCGCTCCCTAGCGGAAACAAGGTGCAGGGCAACCGGATCGGACTGAAGAAGACGCTCAACGAGGCGCTCGGAAACACGACCGCCGTCCAACTCGCTCACGCGCGGGACAACGTCATCGGCGGAGACTCCGCTGACCGCGCCAACATCATTGGCGGGAGCAGTGTCGACGGGGTCTACGTAATCGGCGCCGATACGACCGGGAACGTTATCCAAAACAACTACATTGGCTTTTACGGAGACTCTCCGGTCGCATTGCCGAACGGCGGCGACGGGATACACGTCCTCGAAGGCGCGGTCAATACGACGATCCGGGGCAACTCCGTCGGCGGCAACGGCGGCCACGGGATCAATATCGAGAACGTCGAACCGGTATTTCTGCAGCGGCGACCGACAGACCCGGCGCCGATCAGCGTCAGTATCGCGGGAAATTCCGTCGGGGTCTTCATCGGGCCGGATGGGCACGCCTTGCCAGTGCCGAACCTGAAGGCCGGGATACAGCTTGACTGCGTGTCGTTTGCCGTGATCGGAGTGACGATGGCATACCAGAATTTGGCCAACATTGTTGCCGCGAACCGCGAGGCCGGGTTGCGCATAGTCCGCAACTTGGGCGTCCGCACAGACGCCATTCCGTGCCCGGGCTCGTCGTTCAACGTTATCAGCAACACGTTCATCGGCACCGACGCGAACGGGACTCCGGGACTCGGCAACGCCGGAAACGGGATCGAGATCGTGGGCTCGTCGGACAACGTCATCGGGGACGCGAACGCCGGCAACGTAATCGCAGGAAACGAGGGCAATGGTCTCAAGATCGAGGGCGGCGGAACCAATCGGATATTCGCGAACAAGATCGGCATCGTTCCGCAAGGCGAGAACTTTAGCGCCCTTGGAAACGCATTGAACGGCATCGTCATTTCGGATTCCGCCGACAATCAGGTCGGCGACACCGACGATGCGAAGTCAAACCTTATCGGGGCGATGAACGGCTATGGAATGGTTCTCGAAAGCGTAACCCAGCTAGTGAAGGTCCGGAACAATCTGATTGGTACGGTGATCCGGAATGTCCGGGTCCGCCGTGTCACGCCGACGCAGCTTATTGCGGACACGCAGTTTGGAAACGGAACGGGGGGTGTTCTGATCACTTTGGGCGCAACGCGCAATGTTATCGGAGGGACGATTCCAAACTCCGGAAACAGGATCGCCAATAACGGAGGTCCGGGGGTCTGGATCGACACGACCGCGGGGTTGTACAACAACGTTGACCCGAACTCCATTTTCAACAACTCAGGGCTCGGGATCGATCTCGGCTTGGAGGGGCCGACCGACAACGATCCGGACGACGCCGACGATGGGCCGAACAATTTGCAAAACTATCCGCAGATCTCGAGCTTTTCGATAGACGGCAACGGCGACCTCGTTGTGACCTACTCGGTCGACTCGCTTCCCGGGAATTCAGATTACGGCACGGCCGGCCTCTATGTCGAATTCTTCAAGGCCGACGGGCGGGGTCAAGGGCAGTTGTTTCTCGGATCCGATCAATATACAACGTCGGACCACAACGGTTCGCTCGCCGGAGCGAAATCCATCAATCTTGGAAACGCGGCAGCATTGGGCTTCTCTCCGGGCGACGTCGTCACGGCCACGGCGACCGACGCGCAGGGCAATACTTCGGAGTTCTTCCCGCCATTCGGGCCGACCGCCGCGCATGTCATGGTCGCCGGAACAGTTCGGGGAACAACCGG